CCAGACCCAGTGGTTACAGTGTGGAGCTTTCTCCCTGTCCCCGACTCTTACTGAGAAAGTGAACACAAAGCAGCAGGGAGGAGATGGGGTGGGTGCAGCCCTCTGAGCTCTCCTAGATGGCTGGCGTGAGGTGCCTCTGAGCCTTCTCAGCCTGCTTCCTCTCTTGTCCTCCTGATCTCCCTGCCGGGGCCCTATGTCACCTTTCTGTGTTGGCCAGCCTCCCGCCAGGGTGCTCAGAGATGACTCAGAGGGCAGGGTTGGGGGTGGCAAGCAGAGGGACATGGTCACAGCGGTTAGGGGGTGGCTGTCGCAGCAGGGAAGGCCGGCGGCACAGCTCCCCATCCCGGAGCAACTCGGGCAGGAGCTTGCGCTTCGTCTCCGGCAGGAGCATGATGCTGAGGATGCAGAGGAGGGCACAGGCCGCAAGAACCACGTGCTGCAGGAAGGCTCCATGGCCCATGTGGAGGCGCTGAGCTGGGCCACTTAGCCCCCCGAGTGCCCCCAGTGCCATGATCAGGCCCAGGCCGCGGCCCCTGGGAGAGACGGAGGAGGCACTCAGCCTGTAGCTGTGGGCCTTGCCCCGCCTTCCTCCAGCAGCCTTCCCATCCTCCATTCTGAAGGCCCTGCCCTTAGCTGGAGGCCTAGGGGCCTGGCCCTGCCCCGGGCAGCACCCTGCTCTCACCGGACGGTGGTAGGGATGACTTCAGCAGCAAGGAGGGTGCTGAGGATGCCAGCAGCTTGGGAGGAGAAGAGGCCAAGGACAGAGAAGGTGGTGATGGCAGCCTCGTTCAGATCTGGAGGGCCAGAAGGAATGGGGTGAATGGAGCTTTGGAGATCATGTCAGGCCTAGTCCCTAGGGCCACCCCTTTGGCTCTCTGCTCCTGTGGCTCTCTCTGGGTGGACTTTGGGCATTCGCTCATTGACTGGGAGAACAGACAGGGTTGTATGGCCAGGTGGAGGGTTATGGAAGATCTGGGTCTTGGGAGGCCTatgccagagagaggcctgcctgaggCAGCCCTGCTGGGGTCCTCTTGCCGAGCACCCTGCCAACCATAAGGAAAGGAAAGGTGGATGCTCACAATCCCACAGGCCCAGCAGGACCAAGGACGCAATGCCGGTGAGGGTCATCGAGAGAAGCAGGATGCCCCGGCGGCCGAATCGGTCCACGGTGACCCCCAGGAAGACGCAGGCCAGGGCTGCTGTGCCACTGGCCAGCAGGGAGCACAGGTAGAAGTCCGATGggctccctcctcctcccacagGCTGGTAGCAGTGGCGGATGGCATGGGCGATGAAGCTGTGAGAAGGGATGGGGAAGCAAAGAGCCGTGTCCGAACCCCTGCCCAGCCTTCCACAACCCTGGTGGCCTCTGCAGGGGTTCTCCGGCCTTCCCCACCCATGTAGCCCCCATCCCAGCTACTGGCCCGGCCCTTGGCTCAGACACCCAGGCTCACTTGGTGAAGCCCAGGATAAGCAGATTTTTCCAGATGTTGCGGTAGTTGAGAAGGGAAGCGAAGGAAAAGGAGGATGTTACAGGGAGAGGGCAGGTGTTCTCCAGgtctttgagagagagagaggagctgtaTGTTAGGAGAAACAGCTAGGAGCCCAGGATCCTCCCACATGGGTGGTGAGGGCCCTGGGAGAAGGTGGCACAGCCACAACCACGCAGGGGGCACTGTCATGAGTGTACGTGAGGGGTTGCCCCCAGGGAACCCTGCCTCTTACCCTGCAGGGCCTCCTGGGCCTCCTCCCCCAGCATCTGCCCATGGGGCCGGTTCCGCTCAGCCAGGATCCTCAGTACAGACTGTGCTTCCTCGGTCTGCCGCTTCACTATCAGCCATCGCGCAGACTCCAGAAACAGACCAGGCCAGCTGGGGGCGGGTGGTAGGGGTGCACTCTCAGGGGGTGGTCTCCTGACCCAGGGTTGGAGAATTCCCACCTCTGAGGGGTTGGGGAAGGCAGCTGGAGAACAGGAGGGGTCTCTGGgctagagtgaggctgaggtagAGATGGGAATGGCCAGACAACGGGTGGAGGGTGATACTGACCCATAAAACAGGAAGAGGATGCAGGGAGCGGTGATCATTCGCTGCAGAAATCGCCAGTCCTTGGAGACAAGAGCCAGGCCCAGGAACAGGaagtgtccccccacccccaccaactCCCCTGCCAGGGCCACTCGAAGCCTCTGGGTTGGGTCGCACAGCTCCAGGCCTGGAGATACAGCAGGGATGGAGGGGGGAGAGGCCATGGAGGGAGGAGGTATGagagggaagagaagaagaaggaggacaGAGAGCAAGGTCAGACCCTGAGTGGAGGCTGCAGCCATCACCTCTCACAGACCAACCTCTGgatggcaaggaactgagggatTGTTCAGTCCTGTCTCCCTGACTGTGCAAACCTAGGATGGCTCTAGGGTCCGGGTCCCTGGCGGTATTCAGCAAGCTTACAGGCCCTTTTACATCTAACCTCTTATTTGACCTTCATAGCAACCCTTGGCATAATTAggtgatttgtccaaggtcacacagctcgttgggatttcatttttaaataaggCGCTATTCCCGTATAGTAGTAGGCCAAGGCATGGGCGGCCCTAAAGATCTGTCGGAGGAGACAGGTGCGGAGAAGCAGGGCCCCCAGATCCTTCAAAGGCCTGGGCAGAAAGCTGAGATTCAGATCAGCTGAAATGTAGGGCTAAGGAGGGGACTGAGGGGACCCTAGGGGGCAGTGGGAATGGCCTGGGGATGCAGACAGGCAGGCTTGAGACTCATCTCTGTGAGAACGCCACTCACGCATCAGGTAGACACCAAGGTCAACACCAGCAAGCAGAAAGCCCAGGAGGAATCGGAGGGCCATGACGCCTGTGGAGGAGCCTGCAGCAGCTCCTCCCACTCCACAGGGGCCCACCAGCCCCAAGGTCAGCAGCACAATCCCACGACGTCCAAACCTGGAAAGAGGGAAGGGATTGTGGGTGAGGAGTTGCTGTGTGGGGTTCCACCCCTGCCTTAAAGCTGGAGGTAGAAGAGTGAGGGTCTGGGGGCAAGAGTTGGACTGAGGCTAAAGAAGATAAGAAGGGTTGGGGATCACGGACAAGTGGATATCTGGCTACTGTTTACTGGGGTGAAGTTATTGTTCTTTGGGGGTGAAACCATTGACTCTTAGGGATGAGGCTATAGGTCAGAGGTAAGGGCATTTATTCATAGAAGTAAGACCACCCATTAGAGGAATGGGATATTGCTTAGGGGACTTAGGACCATTGATCCTTGGAAATGGAGATATTGGTTAGTGGGGATGGAGCTTTTCTTCCTCAGACTGGTCAGAGAAAATGGGGTCTTTGATGTATGGGTTTGGAGCTATTAATATGTGGAAGTGAGGCCATTGGTGATTTTTGCATGGGGATAATATTGATCAGTGAAGATGGAGCTAGTGTTCTTAGGGGACTGAGTCATTGATTTTTGGAGATGAGACCATTGTTCCATAGGGCTGAGACTATTCGTCCATGAGGATGGGGCATGGGTCTATTGATAAATAAGAATGATCAGTGGGAATGGGGCCACTGATTCCTGGGGATAGGGCTATTGATCAGTGGGGGTGGACCTATTAATCTTTGGAGACTGGACAACTGATCTTTGGGGATGGAGCCACTGATTCACAGGGTAGGGCTATTAGTCCATTTGGATGGGGCTGTTGCTCAGTGGGGATGAATCTATTAATCCTGGTGAGAATAGGGTCACAAACCAGGGGAAATAAAAGTAATGGTCAGTGATGACAGTGACTATTAGTCAGTGAAGACAGGGCTACTGATCCTTGGGGGCTGGGCTATTAATCTTTTGAGATAAGACCATGATCTATAGGAATGAAGACTGGGGTCACTGGTCAATGGGAAAGGGACACTGATCCATGTGAGTGAGGCTACTGACCCAGTGGGATGGGGCAATTTTTCCATAGGGATGGGTTTATTGGTTAATCAGGCTAGGGGTATTGATTTTGGGAGACTGATTATTGATCTTTGAGGATGAGGCTATTGTTCCATAGAGTTGAGACTACTAGTCCATATGGATGGGCCATTAATATTCGGTGGTAAGGCCATTGTTCCATAGGAATGAGGATATTGGTCTGTGAGGATGAGGCCACTGATATACGGAGATGGTCTAATGACCTGTGGGTTTGGGATCATTTGCCCACAGGGGTGTTTGACTATTGGGCAGTGAGGGGGGTATTGATTTTAGAGAATTGGACTATTGAATGTTGGGTTGCCTTTGATCCATGGGAGTAGTACTGTTAATCCATTGCACGGGACTATAGgtcagtgaaggagccctggtggtgcagtggttaagtgctttgctgctaaccaaaaggtcagtggtttgaatccaccagaggctctggcaggagaaaagacctggtgatctgctcctgtaagattacagtctcggaaaccctatgtggcagttctactctgtcttacagggtcgctatgagttggaatcggttcaacggcacacaacaacatagatCAGGGGGATGAGTCTAATAGTCTATGGGGATAATCAGTGGAGATGGAGCAACTGGTCAGTGGTGATGGGCTCAAGAATCAAAGGAGATGGGATTTTTTTATCCATGAGAAGAGCTATTAGTTGGTGGGGACGCTGCTGATCTTTGGAGATGAGGCCACTGGTTCAATGGGAATGGGACTTTTGGTCTGAGAGGATCTGAGAGCACTGAAGATCTATGAGGATGGGGTTCTTAATCTATGGGCGTGCTTATTGGTGTCATTCATCCACAGCAGGTGGGCTACCGACCCATGAGGGTGGAGTCATTTGTTGGCAGGTGTAGGGCCATGCATTATTGGGGATGATGCTATTGTTCTTTGGAGAAAGGGCTACTGATTCATGGGTGTAGGCCACTGGTCAGAGCCATTTGTTTGTAGAGTGGAACCACGGTCAGTGGGAATGGGGTTATTAATATTTAGGAATGAATATATTGCTCTTTAggaatgaccccataggacagagtagaactgccccaaagggtttccaaggagctgctggtggattcaaactgccgacctcctggttagcagccatagtgcttaaccactatgccactagggcttcatTAATATTTAGGAATGAATATATTGCTCGTTAGGAATGAAGCCATTGGGATGAAGCTAAAAGCCTATGTGGATGGGGCTATTAGTCAGTGAGAAAGAGTCTATTAATACATAGAGATGGTGAGGGAGGTGGCTACTGGTACTAGGTACAATAGAGTGGGGAGATAGGACTTTTGATCTCTGGAGAGTGTTTTTTGGTCAGGGAGGATGGGGCTATTGATCTTCGGAAATGAGGCCATTGATCCATGGGTTATAGGGTTATTCATCAGTGGGAATGGGGCTAATAATCCACAGGGTGGGCTCGTTTCCTTGTGCAGATGAGGTGCTGAAGGAGTATCTTTTTATGGCAAGTGAAGTTGAGACAGGGTGGGATTGCATGTCATTGAACAGAAGTCCAAAGAAGACTGCAGAGTCCAATGTATATTTGTAGGCTTCTTGAGAATGCCAGCTACCTGGGCTAGCCTCCCTGGCACCCCCCTCTCTGCCTGCCCCGCCCCCAGGCAGCCCTCACCTGTCTGCGGGGTAGCCCAGGAACAGGTAGCCAGAGGCAAAGCCCAAGATGAAGAGGATCTGCTCCAGGATCACCTGCCAGCCCAGGTCACACACCAGATCCCACTGGGGATGTGAGAGGGATGGAGCCAGGGTgaggccccgcccccgccgcccACAAACCGCCCCCAGACCCGCGGCCACCTGCAGTTCGCTGGGCACCTCACCTGGCCGATGGCGTTGGTGGTGAGTACCGGCAGGCCGTTATAGTCCCAGTCCTTGAGGCAATGGTTGAAGTCCGGTGGGGCGAATCCACTGCACGAGGGGTCCGTACtggtggcgacgcggctggcggcgCTGGCTGCTAGGGCCGCGCTGGGGACGCTGACGCCGCTGGCGTTGGGCGGCTGCTCCCAGCCGGAGGCGTTGGGGGGGAAGGCCCCGTAGTGGCAATGCAGTGGGGGTGCCAGCGTGAAGATGGGGTCCGAGGCCATGCCCAGGGCCACGAAGAGCACGGGCAGGCAGCAGAGGCCAAGCTGCAGCTGCTGGCCGCCGCCCAGCGCCCCCACCTGGGCGAGCAGCGCCTCAAAGCTGAGGGGGCCGGGGGGCACGGAAAGCGACAGGCTGCTGCCCATCCCGTCGCCGCCCGCGTCGCCCTCCCGCTCGCGTTGGCGGTCCCGCTCACCCTGCAGCTGCTCCGTGGGCACGGCATCTCCGAGGGTCCCGACCTGCTGCTGGTGAAGCGAGACACCGCAGCGCTAGAGGAGGGGGCAGCGGGGGCGAGGAAGAGGACtgcgggcggggggcggggggcgctgCGCGGGAGGAAAAGGCTGGGCGCTCGCGCGGGCGGGGGTGAGGATGGAGGAGCCCCCCAGGGCGCGGGCACTTACTCCGTTGGTGCTGGGGGTGATCTCTACTGTGCTGTCGATTTTGCTGCCGCCCCCGCCGTTGGGCTCAGGGGTCCCGGTGGCCACCCGGGGAGCCAGCTTGCCGACCGCGGGGGCCCTGCAGGCCCGCCCGGAAAGGATGCGCTGTCCTCTGGCTCGGTTGCGCACCTGGTGCCCGAACACTGGGAGTCGGGAGAGACCCCGCTCTGCAGCTCTGCAGCCCCAGGCGCCTCCTTCTTCTCTGCGAACTGTGCGCAGCTgtcccctcctcttcctccagactctcctccccttcccacgTCAGCAGAACCTTCGGTCCAGACTCTCC
The window above is part of the Loxodonta africana isolate mLoxAfr1 chromosome 10, mLoxAfr1.hap2, whole genome shotgun sequence genome. Proteins encoded here:
- the SLC22A17 gene encoding solute carrier family 22 member 17 — encoded protein: MGSSLSLSVPPGPLSFEALLAQVGALGGGQQLQLGLCCLPVLFVALGMASDPIFTLAPPLHCHYGAFPPNASGWEQPPNASGVSVPSAALAASAASRVATSTDPSCSGFAPPDFNHCLKDWDYNGLPVLTTNAIGQWDLVCDLGWQVILEQILFILGFASGYLFLGYPADRFGRRGIVLLTLGLVGPCGVGGAAAGSSTGVMALRFLLGFLLAGVDLGVYLMRLELCDPTQRLRVALAGELVGVGGHFLFLGLALVSKDWRFLQRMITAPCILFLFYGWPGLFLESARWLIVKRQTEEAQSVLRILAERNRPHGQMLGEEAQEALQDLENTCPLPVTSSFSFASLLNYRNIWKNLLILGFTNFIAHAIRHCYQPVGGGGSPSDFYLCSLLASGTAALACVFLGVTVDRFGRRGILLLSMTLTGIASLVLLGLWDYLNEAAITTFSVLGLFSSQAAGILSTLLAAEVIPTTVRGRGLGLIMALGALGGLSGPAQRLHMGHGAFLQHVVLAACALLCILSIMLLPETKRKLLPELLRDGELCRRPSLLRQPPPNRCDHVPLLATPNPAL